The Euphorbia lathyris chromosome 2, ddEupLath1.1, whole genome shotgun sequence genome includes a window with the following:
- the LOC136218761 gene encoding uncharacterized protein: MGGGFRVLHLVRPFLSVLPEVQSADRKVPFREKVIYTVISLFIFLVCSQLPLYGIHSTTGADPFYWMRVILASNRGTVMELGITPIVTSGLVMQLLSGSKIIEVDNNVREDRALLNGAQKLLGILIAVGEAVAYVLSGMYGSVGQLGVGNAILIIIQLCFAGIIVICLDELLQKGYGLGSGISLFIATNICENIIWKAFSPTTINSGRGAEFEGAVIALFHLLITRTDKVRALREAFYRQNLPNVTNLLATVLIFLIVIYFQGFRVVLPVRSKNARGQQGSYPIKLFYTSNMPIILQSALVSNLYFISQLLYRRYSNNFLVNLLGIWKESEYSNGQSVPVGGIAYYITAPSSLADMAANPFHALFYLVFMLSACALFSKTWIEVSGSSAKDVAKQLKEQQMVMPGHRESNLQKELNRYIPTAAAFGGICIGALTVLADFMGAIGSGTGILLAVTIIYQYFETFEKERASELGFFGF, encoded by the exons ATGGGTGGTGGATTTAGGGTTCTCCATCTTGTCAGACCATTTCTCTCTGTTCTTCCTGAAGTTCAGAGTGCCGACAGAAAAGTTCCATTCCGTGAGAAGGTCATCTACACTGTGatctctctttttattttcttggtGTGTAGTCAGCTTCCATTGTATGGCATTCATTCCACCACTGGTGCGGATCCTTTTTATTGGATGCGTGTTATTCTTGCCTCAAACCGTGGGACTGTCATGGAGCTCGGTATCACTCCAATTGTTACATCTGGATTAGTGATGCAACTTCTTTCTGGGTCTAAGATCATTGAAGTGGACAACAATGTACGTGAAGACCGGGCCCTTTT AAATGGTGCTCAGAAGTTGTTGGGCATCCTGATTGCTGTTGGTGAAGCAGTGGCATATGTTCTCTCTGGGATGTATGGTAGTGTTGGCCAACTTGGGGTAGGTAATGCCATTCTTATTATAATTCAACTCTGCTTTGCGGGGATTATTGTGATCTGTTTAGATGAGCTCCTCCAGAAAGGATATGGTTTGGGTTCTGGAATCTCACTTTTCATAGCGACCAATATCTG TGAAAACATTATCTGGAAAGCTTTTAGTCCAACCACCATTAATAGTGGGAGAGGTGCTGAATTTGAAGGTGCTGTTATTGCTTTGTTCCATTTGCTGATTACTCGGACGGACAAGGTTCGTGCCCTTCGGGAAGCATTTTACCGGCAGAATCTTCCCAATGTAACGAATCTGCTTGCTACAGTCCTGATCTTCCTAATTGTCATCTATTTCCAAGGATTCCGTGTGGTCTTGCCTGTGAGGTCAAAGAATGCTCGTGGCCAGCAGGGTTCGTATCCAATCAAGCTGTTCTATACCTCAAACATGCCTATTATTCTGCAGTCTGCCCTTGTTTCAAATCTCTACTTCATCTCCCAG TTGTTGTACAGGAGGTATAGTAACAATTTCCTTGTGAATCTTTTGGGAATATGGAAGGAATCTGAATACTCAAATGGCCAGTCTGTTCCTGTTGGTGGCATCGCTTATTACATTACTGCACCATCAAG TCTTGCTGATATGGCAGCAAATCCTTTCCATGCACTTTTCTATCTTGTTTTTATGTTGTCAGCATGTGCTCTCTTCTCAAAAACTTGGATTGAGGTTTCTGGATCATCCGCTAAAGATGTGGCGAAGCAACTTAAG GAACAACAAATGGTCATGCCTGGGCATCGGGAGTCCAACCTTCAAAAAGAATTGAACCGCTACATCCCGACAGCTGCAGCATTTGGTGGTATCTGCATAGGTGCTTTGACAGTGCTGGCTGATTTCATGGGTGCAATTGGGTCCGGGACGGGGATTCTTCTCGCGGTCACAATCATATATCAGTACTTTGAGACCTTTGAGAAGGAGAGAGCCAGTGAACTTGGCTTCTTCGGTTTCTAG